The Streptomyces durmitorensis genome contains the following window.
GAGATAGATCGGGTGACCGATCAAGAAGCCGATCGCGAGGAAGACACCAAAGGTGACGATTCCCACAGCCGCGATGATGAGACCGATCCGCGGATCGGCCCTGCGGGTCATCTTGTAGGTCTGGGCAATCTGCTTGAGTCGCCCGGGGTTCGCGGCGTCCGCCGCGGTTTCCTTCCTCGCCATGTCGTGAAGTCTACGTGTCCCTGGAAGTGACTACGACGTGCGGGTTGTCATCGCCTCTTCGAGCACGCGCAGCGCCTCTGCCCGGTCCTTGGCGCGACGCCGGTCGTCGAGCACTGACGTCCAGGCGTTGCGGCGAGCGGTGCGCTGGCCGCTGCTCATGAGAAGCGACTCGACGACGCGCAGCGCGTCGGTGACGGACGGGATGGCGGTGGCGCGAACGGGCGCGGCCTGCATGGTGGGGCCCTCCTGAGCGGCTATGGGTAGGGCTGTACGTGGGGTAATTCCAGGGTCACTGATTGGTGTTACCAGGGCGTGACCGACCGGTCAAACACGGATGAAGCCTTGACGCCGCACCCCGAAACATTGACGCGGCCCGTACGGTCCCCTCACCTGCGGGGACCGTACGGGCCGCGTCATCTCGGCCACTACCGGCCAGTAGTCACTTGTGCGCCGATTCACACAGTCGGGCTCTCGCCCGAAGCGCGAGCGCCGTCGGGCTCTCGCCCGCGATCACACCGCCTGCGAGGCGACGTACGCCCCACGCTTCTCGACCGCCATCTGGAAGAGGCGCCCGGCGCGGTACGAGGAGCGGACCAGCGGTCCCGACATGACGCCGGAGAAACCGATCTCCTCGGCCTCCTCCTTCAGCTCCACGAACTCCTGCGGCTTGGCCCAGCGCTCCACGGGGTGGTGCCGCGGCGTCGGACGCAGGTACTGCGTGATCGTGATGAGCTCGCAGCCCGCGTCGTGCAGCGCGTGCAGCGCCTCGCTGATCTCCTCGCGCTCCTCGCCCATGCCGAGGATGAGGTTCGACTTGGTGACCAGACCGGCCTCGCGGGCGCGGGTGATGACCTCGAGCGAGCGCTCGAAGCGGAAGCCGGGGCGGATCCGCTTGAAGATGCGCGGCACCGTCTCCACGTTGTGCCCGAGGACCTCGGGGCGCGAGGAGAAGACCTCGGCCAGCTGGTCGGGGTCCGCGTTGAAGTCGGGGATGAGGAGCTCGACCTTGGTCTGGCCCTCGGCGCGGTCCGCCGTCATCGCGTGGATCTGGCGCACGGTCTCCGCGTACAGCCAGGCGCCGCCGTCGTCCAGGTCGTCGCGGGCTACGCCGGTGATCGTGGCGTAGTTCAGGTCCATCGTGACGACGGACTCGCCCACGCGGCGGGGCTCGTCGCGGTCGAGTGCCTGCGGCTTGCCCGTGTCGATCTGGCAGAAGTCGCAGCGCCGGGTGCACTGGTCACCGCCGATGAGGAAGGTGGCCTCGCGGTCTTCCCAGCACTCGTAGATGTTGGGACAGCCCGCCTCCTGGCAGACCGTGTGCAGGCCCTCGCTCTTCACGAGGTTCTGCATCTTCGTGTACTCGGGGCCCATTTTCGCCCGGGTCTTGATCCACTCGGGCTTGCGCTCGATGGGGGTCTGGGCGTTCCGGACCTCCAGGCGCAGCATCTTGCGTCCGTCGGGTGCGACTGCGGACACATCGGCTCCCTGTAGCTTCGATTCTTCGGCGCACACCAGGGTACGCCCGTGATGTCGTTGGGCTTACGTTCGGCCAACCTCTGGCCGACGGGGTGCATTCCCACACGGCCCCGACGGCCCCGGCAGCCCGAGCTGTCTAGGCGGTCGCCTTCTCGGTTTCCGGGTTCTCAACCGTCGTCCCGACGGGCTTCTCGACGGTGCGCGGCTTGAGCTCCGCGCCCTCCAGGACCTCCCGCAGATGCTTCTCGGCGACGGGCAGGACGTCGGCGATCGTGACCTCGCGGCCCAGTTCGTACGAGAGCGACGTCACGCCGGCGTCGCGGATGCCGCACGGGATGATCTTGTCGAACCAGGTGTTGTCCGGATTCACGTTCAGGGCGAAGCCGTGCATCGTCACGCCCTTGGCGACGCGGATGCCGATGGCCGCGATCTTGCGGTCCTCCCGGCGCTGGCCCGCGTTGGACGGGGCGTACTCCGGGCCGTTGAACCGGGCGTCGAACTCGTCGTCCTGCGTCCGTGGATCGAAGTCCAGGGTCAGCCCGCCGAGCGCCGGACGCCGCTCCACCGGGTCGCCAAGGACCCATACGCCGCTGCGGCCCTCGACCCGGCTCGTCTCCAGGCCAAACTCCGCACACGTACGGATAAGTGCCTCTTCCAGGCGGCGCACATGTGCTACGACGTCCACCGGGCGCGGCAGCTTCTGGATCGGGTACCCCACGAGCTGTCCGGGGCCGTGCCAGGTGATCTTGCCGCCGCGGTCCACGTCGACGACGGGGGTGCCGTCAAGGGGGCGCTCGCTGTCCTGGGTGCGGCGGCCCGCGGTGTAGACCGGCGGGTGCTCGAGCAGCAGACAGGTGTCCGGGAGCTCGTCGGCGAACCGGGCGGCGTGCACGCGGCGCTGCTCGTCCCAGGCCTCCTGGTACTCGACCGAATCCGGGCCGAAGCCCAGACGGACGAACTGAAACTCACTCACGGCAAGTGCCTCCCTAGAACCTGCACCGTGCACATATCGCGCCCCCAGCCACTGTACGGGCCGCGGATTCTCGTCAGTCGTCCGGTCAATCCTCACACGATCGGATGAATGCGGGTCGAAGGCCGCGTCGAGGGCGGTGGGGGCCGCTACATTCACGCCGTTCACAGAGCCATAAGGGCTGCTCAAGGCAACGCCCGAAAGGCAGGAGACCGCACAGCTGATGACGGAACGACCTCCGCAGCGCACCCCCAACCGCCAGCTAGCCTCGCTCATCTCAGAAGCCGGGTTCTCCAATGCGGGGCTCGCGCGCCGCGTCGATCAGCTGGGCCTCGAGCACGGTCTCGATCTGCGGTACGACAAGACATCCGTGACCCGCTGGCTGCGCGGGCAGCAGCCGCGCGGCACCACCCCCGCCCTCATCGCCGAGGTCTTCACCCGGCGGTTAGGGCGCCGCCTCTCCGCGCAGGATCTCGGGCTCGACGCGTGCGCGCCGGTGTACGCCGGGCTCGAGTTCGCGGCGAGCCCCGAAGAGGCGATCGACATCGTCGGCGGGCTCTGGCGCAAGGACTCCGGAAGCCATGCCGAACTGCGGAAGATCGCGTTCACCCCGGCAGGACTCGTCGTCCCCAGCAGGGACTGGCTGATCGGCCG
Protein-coding sequences here:
- a CDS encoding SCO2195 family GlnR-regulated protein yields the protein MQAAPVRATAIPSVTDALRVVESLLMSSGQRTARRNAWTSVLDDRRRAKDRAEALRVLEEAMTTRTS
- a CDS encoding lipoyl synthase → MSAVAPDGRKMLRLEVRNAQTPIERKPEWIKTRAKMGPEYTKMQNLVKSEGLHTVCQEAGCPNIYECWEDREATFLIGGDQCTRRCDFCQIDTGKPQALDRDEPRRVGESVVTMDLNYATITGVARDDLDDGGAWLYAETVRQIHAMTADRAEGQTKVELLIPDFNADPDQLAEVFSSRPEVLGHNVETVPRIFKRIRPGFRFERSLEVITRAREAGLVTKSNLILGMGEEREEISEALHALHDAGCELITITQYLRPTPRHHPVERWAKPQEFVELKEEAEEIGFSGVMSGPLVRSSYRAGRLFQMAVEKRGAYVASQAV
- the lipB gene encoding lipoyl(octanoyl) transferase LipB — protein: MSEFQFVRLGFGPDSVEYQEAWDEQRRVHAARFADELPDTCLLLEHPPVYTAGRRTQDSERPLDGTPVVDVDRGGKITWHGPGQLVGYPIQKLPRPVDVVAHVRRLEEALIRTCAEFGLETSRVEGRSGVWVLGDPVERRPALGGLTLDFDPRTQDDEFDARFNGPEYAPSNAGQRREDRKIAAIGIRVAKGVTMHGFALNVNPDNTWFDKIIPCGIRDAGVTSLSYELGREVTIADVLPVAEKHLREVLEGAELKPRTVEKPVGTTVENPETEKATA